One window from the genome of Dermacentor silvarum isolate Dsil-2018 chromosome 5, BIME_Dsil_1.4, whole genome shotgun sequence encodes:
- the LOC125946098 gene encoding uncharacterized protein K02A2.6-like, protein MLSHELPSLPWQFVGVDLFHHEGNDYLIVVDSYSFFFEVRKLNRTTATAVINASAEIFATHGIPAKLCSDNGPPFNSATFQAFTSQFNISHTTSSPYYLRANGLAEPAVQEAKHLLNKCPFSTLEFYSALLEWRNTPRDEQLQSPAQRLMGRHTRSQLPVLNCHLEPKTIPTEAVRQRLQEIRHKQRSYYNRTTRALPDLHSGNKVSVYDTHSRTWAPAMVVGPAGPPRSYVVATDSGQQLRRTREHLRATDAAQPAQSQAETPKQAAPSTPADAVQAPLRRSERVRQEPQRYPLPERK, encoded by the coding sequence ATGCTGAGTCACGAACTACCGAGTTTGCCATGGCAGTTTGTCGGGGTCGATCTTTTCCACCACGAAGGCAATGATTACCTCATAGTGGTAGATTCTTACTCATTTTTCTTCGAGGTTCGCAAGCTTAATCGGACTACCGCTACTGCTGTAATCAACGCAAGTGCCGAAATCTTCGCGACACATGGCATTCCCGCCAAACTGTGCAGTGACAACGGCCCTCCTTTCAACAGTGCAACTTTCCAAGCATTCACAAGTCAATTTAATATCAGCCACACCACTTCTAGCCCGTACTACCTGCGTGCCAACGGCTTGGCAGAACCTGCCGTTCAGGAAGCTAAACATCTGCTAAACAAATGCCCGTTTTCCACCCTTGAATTTTACAGCGCGTTGTTGGAATGGAGGAACACTCCAAGGGACGAACAGTTGCAGTCGCCAGCTCAAAGGCTCATGGGACGTCACACCAGAAGCCAACTCCCGGTTCTCAACTGCCACCTGGAGCCCAAGACGATACCCACGGAAGCAGTTCGTCAGCGACTACAAGAAATACGACATAAACAGCGTTCCTACTACAACAGAACGACACGGGCTCTGCCAGACCTTCATAGCGGAAACAAGGTGTCCGTATACGACACACACAGCAGAACGTGGGCTCCGGCCATGGTGGTTGGTCCTGCGGGGCCACCGCGATCCTACGTAGTGGCTACAGACAGTGGACAGCAGTTACGCCGTACGAGAGAGCATCTCAGGGCCACAGATGCTGCTCAGCCTGCTCAGTCACAAGCAGAAACACCAAAACAGGCAGCGCCAAGTACCCCAGCAGACGCAGTTCAAGCCCCACTTCGAAGAAGTGAACGGGTACGCCAAGAGCCGCAACGTTATCCACTACCAGAACGTAAATAG